GATGTGCGCGACGGCGTCGTCGAGTGAGTCGACCACGCGGGCGGCGATGTCGAGCGAGAGGTACTCGGCGTACCAGTCGTCCTCGGTCGCCTCCACGACGTCGCCGCCGAAGGAGCGGATCCGCTCGTCACCGTGCACCGTGACACCGGCGCCCTTCAGCGCCTCAAGCGCGCGCGGGACGAACGTGTCGGCGATGTCGGCGTGCACCAGGAACGTCTCGGCGGCGTTGCACACCGAAGGACGCTGCGTCTTGGCGTTCAGAAGGATGTCCAAGGCCGTGTCGACGTCGGCGGCGGCGTCCACGTACACCGCGCAGTTCCCGACGCCCGTCTCGATCACCGGGACGGTCGACTCCTCCACCACCGAGTTGATCAGCGAGGCGCCGCCGCGCGGGATCAGCACGTCCACCAGGCCGCGCGCCCGCATCAGGTGCTTCACCGACTCCCGGGACGTGCCCGGAACGAGTTGCACCGCGTCCGGCGGGACCTCCGTGCCGGCGAGCGCGCCCTGCATCACCTCGACCAGCACCGTGTTGGAGTCGTACGCCGACGACGAGCCGCGCAGCATCGCCACGTTGCCGCTCTTCAGGCACAGCGCGGCGGCGTCCACGGTCACGTTCGGGCGGCCCTCGTAGATGATCCCGACGACGCCGAGCGGAACCCGCACCTGGCGCAGCTCCAGCCCGTTCGGCAGCACGCTCCCGCGGACCGTCTCCCCCACCGGGTCCGGCAGCGCGGCGACCTTCCGGACGGCGTCGGCGATCGAGGCGATCCGCGCCTCCGACAGGCTCAGCCGGTCGATCATGTACTCGGAGATGCCGTTCCCGCGGGCCCGCGCGACGTCGGCCTCGTTCGCCTTGACGATCTCCGGGGCGGCGGTGACCAGCGCGTCCGCGATGCGGTGCAGCGCCGCGTCCTTCGCCGACCGCGGCAGCGGGGCCAGCCCGGCGGCGGCCTCCCTGGCGCGCCGCGCCACCCGCAGGAACTCCTCGCGCTCGTCGCTCATCAGCAGGCTCCCGTCATTGCAATATCACCAGATGGTCGCGGTGGATTATCTCGCGTTCGTACTCGGCGCCCAGCTCACGGGCCAGCCAGCGCGTCGAGCGCCCCATCAGCTCGGGGATCTCGGACGCGTCGTAGTTCACCAGGCCGCGCGCGACGACCTCGCCGGCCGTGTCGCACAGGTCGACCGGGTCGCCCGCGGCGAAGTCGCCCTCCACGCCGGTCACCCCCGCCGGGAGCAGGGACTTGCGGCGCCGCACGACCGCCTCGATCGCGCCCGCGTCCAGCATGACGCGGCCCTGGCCCGTCGTCGCGTGCGCCAGCCACAGGTTGCGGGTCGACATGCGGCGGCCCTCGGCCGGATGGAACAGCGTCCCGACGTGGTCGCCGGACAGCGCGCGCGCCGCGGACGCGGCGTTGGTCAGCACGACGGGGATGCCCGCGATCCTGGCCGCCTCGACCTTGGTGACCATGCCGCCGGTGCCGACCCGCCCGGAGCCGCCGAGCTCGACGTCCCTGAGGTCGGCGGGGCCGCGCACCTCGTCGACACGGCGCGTCCCGGGACGGCGCGGGTCGCCGGTGTAGAGGGCGTCCACGTCCGAGAGCAGGACCAGCGCGTCCGCGCGGATCAGGTGCGCGACCAGCGCGGCCAGCCGGTCGTTGTCGCCGAACCGGATCTCGTCGGTCGCGACGGTGTCGTTCTCGTTCACGATCGGCAGGACGCCCATGGCGAGCAGTTGCGCGAGGGTGCGCTGGGCGTTGCGGTGGTGCGAGCGGCGCATCATGTCGTCGGCGGTGAGCAGCACCTGCCCCACGGTCAGCGCATACCGGGCGAACGAGGAGGTGTAGCGGGCGAACAGCAGGCCCTGCCCGACGCTCGCCGCCGCCTGCTGCGTCGCGAGGTCGGGCGGGCGGCGGGTCAGGCCGAGCGGGCCGAGCCCCGCCGCGATCGCGCCCGACGACACGAACACGATCTCGGTGCCCTCGCCGCGGCGCGCGGCGAGGACGTCCACCAGCGCGTCGATGCGGTTCACGTCGATCGTGCCCTGCGGCGTGGTCAGCGAGGACGAGCCCGCCTTCACCACGATCCGCCGCGCCTTCGCGACCGCCTCACGCCCACTCATGACTCAGCTCCGCTCACGACACTGCTCTCTACGGGAACGCCCCCACACCCCCGGCTGTTCGTTCAGGACCAGCCGCTCAGGCGGCGGTCGGTGCCGCGCGGGCCACTCGTGCCCTCGCCCGCCGCGACCTCCGGCTCCCAGTCGAAGACGATCGATTCGTCCATGGTGCCGATGAGGACGGTGGCGCCGGCGCTGGCGCCCGCCTGGGCGAGCGCGTCCTCCACCCCGAGCCGGGCGAGGCGGTCGGCGAGGTAGCCCACGGCCTCCTCGTTGGCGAAGTCGGTCTGGCGCAGCCACCGGACCGGCTTCGTGCCGGTGATCAGGAAGGTGTTGTCGCCGAGGGTCCTGACCTCGAAGTCGGTGTCGCCGCCGAGCGGCTCGGGCCGGATGACGATGCGGGTGGGCTCCGCCGCGGGCAGCGAGGCGCGGTACTCCGAGACCATCGCCGCCATCGCGAACGACAGCTCCCGCAGCCCCTCGTGCGACGCCGCCGACACCTCGAACACGCGCAGGCCCCGGGCCTCGAACTCCGGCCGCACCATCTCGGCGAGGTCGCGGCCGTCGGGCACGTCCACCTTGTTCAGCACGACGATGCGGGGTCGGTCCGACAGCGGGCGGTCGCCCAGCACCCGGTCGTAGGCCTGCAGCTCGCGCTCGATCACCTCGAAGTCGCTGACCGGGTCGCGGCCCGGCTCCATCGTGGCGCAGTCGAGGACGTGCGCGAGGGTGGAGGAGCGCTCGATGTGGCGCAGGAAGTCCAGGCCGAGGCCGCGGCCCTCGCTGGCGCCCTCGATCAGGCCGGGCACGTCCGCGACCGTGAACGTCGTGTCGCCCGCGCTCACCACGCCGAGGTTCGGGATCAGCGTCGTGAACGGGTAGTCGGCGATCTTCGGCTTGGCGGCCGAGAGCGCGGCGATCAGCGACGACTTGCCCGCGCTCGGGAACCCGACGAGCGCGACGTCGGCGACGCTCTTCAGTTCCAGGACGACGTCGCGCTCCTCGCCCGGCTCCCCGAGCAGCGCGAACCCGGGCGCCTTGCGCTTGGCCGTCGCCAGCGCCGCGTTCCCGAGACCGCCGCTGCCGCCCTTGGCGATCACGAACCGGGTGCCCTCGCCGACCAGGTCCGCGAGGACGGTGTCGCCCGACTTCACCACGGTGCCGTCGGGGACGGCCAGGATCACGTCGTCGCCGTCGGCGCCCGTCCGCAGGCTGCCCTGGCCCGGCCTGCCGTTGCCGGCCTTGCGGTGCGGGCGCCGGTGGTATTCGAGGAGGCTCGCGGCGTTGGAGTCGACGACGAGGACCACGTCGCCGCCGCGGCCGCCGTTCGCGCCGTCCGGGCCGCCGAGCGGCTTGAACTTCTCCCGGTGGATCGAGGCGCAGCCGTTGCCGCCGTTGCCCGCCGCGACGTGCAGCACCACCCGGTCGACGAACTGCGCGCCCGATCCCGCTCCAGCGGCCACGGTGACTCTCCTCAGGGAACCTTGGTAAGAACGGCGAAGGGGCGGACCGGAAACGGTCCGCCCCTTCGAACAAAAAGTCGCTGCCCCCGGCGGACTATTCCGCCGGCGGGACGACGCTCACCGCGTTGCGACCGCGGTAGCGGCGGAACTCCACCGCGCCCGCGACGAGCGCGAACAGCGTGTCGTCACCGCCGCGGCCGACGCCCGGGCCGGGGTGGAAGTGGGTGCCGCGCTGGCGGACGATGATCTCGCCGGCGTTGACGACCTGGCCGCCGAAGCGCTTCACACCGAGGCGCTGGGCGTTGGAGTCGCGACCGTTGCGGCTGGACGATGCGCCCTTCTTGTGTGCCATGAGACCGCTCTCCCTTACTTCTTGCCGGCCTTGATACCGGTGATCTTGACCTCGGTGTACGGCTGACGGTGACCCATCCGCCGCTTGTACCCGGTCTTGTTCCGGTAGTGCATGATGTTGATCTTGGGGCCCTTGACCGCGCCGAGGATCTCGGCGGTCACCTCGTAGCGGGCGAGGTCGGCCGTGCGGCTCACGACGTCGTCGCCGTCCACGACCAGCAGGGGCTGGAGCGTGATGGTCGACCCGACGTCACCGGCCAGCTTGTCGACGGCCAGCACGTCGTCGACGGCGACCTTTTCCTGCCTGCCGCCTGCGCGGACAATCGCGTACACCGCGGAAACCCTTCGTCTGCGCGCGCTTCCGGAGTGAACCGGTCCCACGCGTGGCTTACCAGCCCCCGGACGGGGGCCTACCCCCGGCACCGGGCCGAGGGCGGCACACCAGGAGGACCCTGGCGCTCTCTGCTGTGCCCCACCGGATCGATGAGGTGAGCACCGAACGATCCCCGGACGGGGCTCGCGGTGCGGATTCGGGCGACGCACCGAAGGCGCGCCGAAGGTCAAGGGTACCGGATGCCCTGGCCGGAACGCGAACGCGTCCGGCCAGGGCGTCCGGCCCCGCGTCAGTCCGAGGACTCTCCGCCGTCGGCGGCCTGCGCCGCCGTCGCGCGGGGGCGGCGGGCACGGCGCCGGCGGGCGGGCTCGGCGCCGTCCTGGTCGCCCGCGGGCGCGGAGCCGTTGGACTCGCCGACGGCCACACCGGCGCCGTTCAGCTCGCCGGCGGCCGGCTCGGCGCCGTTGGGGTCGACCGGGACCGGTTCGGCGGAGTCCAGCGCGCCCGGCGCGGTGCCGGCGGTCTCCTCGGCGGCCTCGGCGGCCTCCACGGCGGCCTGCGCCGGGGCCTCGTCGATCTCGGGCGGCGGGCCGGCCGGGCGCTTGGCCGGCCGGGACCGCTTCGGCCGCGAACGGACGGGCTCGGGCGCGGCCTCCACGACCGGCGCCGTCTCGGCGGCGGGCACCGTCGCGGGCTCCTCGGCGGCGGGCTCCTCCGCGGCCTCCTTGGGCCTGGCCTCGTGCCGGGACAGCTTCTCCTCGACGGCCTTCTCGACCTCGCCCTTGCGCTTGCGGCGGCGTCCGGACTCCTTGCCGGCCGCCTTCTCCGCCTTCGGCTCGACCGGCGTCAGGTGGACGTGGATGCCGCGGCCGTTGCAGGACTCGCAGGTCTCCGAGAACGCCTCCAGCAGCCCCTGGCCGACCCGCTTGCGGGTCATCTGCACCAGCCCGAGCGAGGTGACCTCGGCGACCTGGTGCTTGGTACGGTCCCGCGACAGGCACTCGACGAGGCGGCGCAGCACCAGGTCCCGGTTGCTCTCCAGCACCATGTCGATGAAGTCGACGACGATGATGCCGCCGATGTCGCGGAGCCGGAGCTGGCGGACGATCTCCTCGGCCGCCTCCAGGTTGTTGCGGGTGACGGTCTCCTCCAGGTTGCCGCCCTGCCCGGTGAACTTGCCGGTGTTGACGTCGATGACCGTCATCGCCTCGGTGCGGTCGATCACCAGGGAGCCGCCGGACGGCAGCCAGACCTTGCGGTCCATCGCCTTGGCGATCTGCTCGTCGATGCGGAACGCCGACAGGGCGTCCTGGTCGCCGGTCCAGCGCTCGACGCGGTCGGCGAGGTGGGGGGCGACGTACTGGACGTAGTCGGAGACGGTGTCCCAGGCCTCGGCGCCGGACACCACGAGCTTGGTGAAGTCCTCGTTGAAGATGTCGCGGACGACCCGGATCGTCAGGTCGGGCTCGCCGTAGAGAAGGGACGGCGCCGAGGCCGTCTTGACCTTCTTCTGGATGCTCTCCCACTGGGCGGCCAGGCGCGAGACGTCGCGGGCGAGCTCCTCCTCGGTCGCCCCTTCGGCCGCGGTCCGCACGATCACGCCCGCCTGCTCCGGCATGACCTTCTTGAGGATCGACTTGAGGCGGCTGCGCTCCTTGTCGGGCAGCTTGCGGCTGATGCCGGTCATCGAGCCGTCGGGCACGTAGACCAGGTACCGGCCGGGCAGGGAGACCTGGCTGGTCAGCCGGGCGCCCTTGTGGCCGAGGGGGTCCTTGGTGACCTGGACGAGCACCGACTGGCCCGACTTCAGCGCCGACTCGATGCGGCGGGGCTGGCCCTCCAGCCCGGAGGCGTCCCAGTTGACCTCGCCCGCGTACAGCACGGCGTTGCGGCCCTTGCCGATGTCGACGAACGCCGCCTCCATCGACGGCAGGACGTTCTGGACCTTGCCGAGGTAGACGTTGCCGACGTACGACTGGTGCGTCGCGCGGTTGACGTAGTGCTCGACGAGCACGTCGTCCTCCAGGACGGCGATCTGCGTGCGCTCGCCCTCCTGGCGGACCACCATGACCCGCTCGACGGCCTCGCGCCGGGCCAGGAACTCCGCCTCGGTGATCACCGGCGGGCGGCGGCGGCCCTGCTCGCGGCCCTCGCGGCGGCGCTGCTTCTTGGCCTCCAGGCGGGTCGAGCCGCGCACGGACTGGACCTCGTCCTCGGCGGCGGCGCGCTCCTCGCGGGCCGTGCGGACGTGCACGACGGTGTTCGGCGGGTCGTCGGTGCCGCCGGACTCGCCGTCGGCCCCGGAACGGCGCCTGCGGCGGCGACGGCGGCGGCTCGTGCCCTCTCCGTCGTCCTCCTCGCCCTCGGCGGCGCCCTGCTCGGGCTCCTCGGCCCTGGGCTCCTTGTCCTGGTCCTTGTCCTTCGCCCTGGACGCCTTGCCCTTCGCCGCCTTGCCCTTGGCGGCCCTGGCGGGCTTGGCGGGCTGCTCTTCCGCGGGCTCCTCGGCCTCGGCGTCGCCCTCGGCGTCGTCGCCCTCGTCCTCGGCGCCCTCCTTGCCGCCCCGGCCGCGGCCGCGGCCGCCACGGCGGCGGCGACGGCGGGACGGGCGGTCCTCGGAGTCGTCCTCGTCCGCCGGCCCGTGGTCCTGGTCCTGGTCCTCCTCGCCGGCGTCCTGCACGGCGGGCTCGGCCTCGGCGGGCTTCGGCCGGGCGGGCGCCTCGGCCTTGGGCTGCGGCGGCTGGAAGACGACCATCGGCGGCTGGAACGTCACGCCGGGGACGCCGACGCCGCTCGCGGGCTCGGTCTCCGACACCTGCTCGGGGGCCGGCACCTCCCCGGCGACCGGGACGGCCGGGACCTGCGGCACGGACGGCACCTCGGCGGCGGCCTTGGCAGGGCGGCGGCGGGTCCTGGTGCGGGGCGCCGGCGCCTCTTCGGCGGGCGGCTCGGCGGGCGGCGCGGCGGCCGGCGCGGCGGGGGCCTCGGGCGTGGTCTCGGCGCCGGTCATCGGGACGGGCTCGGCCGTCTCGGCGGCGGCCTTCGTGGTCTTGCGCGCGCGGGTCCGGGTCCGCTTCGGCGGCTCGGCCGGCTCGGCGGGCGCCGCGGCCTCCTCGGCGGGTGCGGGCTGCTCGGCGGAGGCGGGCTCCGGCTGCGCGGCGGGGGGCTCGGCGGGGGTCTCGTCCACGTCGGGCGGCGGGCCGGCGGGCCGGCTCGCGCGGCGCGGACGCGACGTCACGCCCCTGCCCCCGCTCTTGGCGCTTCCGCTCCGCGCCTTCTCGGTCCGCGCGGCCTCCGCGGTCTCGTCGTCAACGGTTCCGTCGGCGCCTTCGGCCGCGGCCGCATCGGCTTCGTTCTCAAGCATCCGGGCAATCTCCCGTCAGGCTCCCGGGCGCGTCCGCCCGTCCCGCCGGAAGCGGAACGATGCGGTGCGCCGCACGAGAGCACCTCGTCAGTCGGTGCCGTCACGGCCGGACGGTGGTCCGGCCATGACGACGAAGTCGTCGGGGGTGCGCCTTCCGTACCCTGCGGGGCCGGTTCCGTGCCTCCACGGCTTCGGTCCCACGGTCAGGCGCTGACGGCATCCGCGCTCGCGGCGTCCCCGGACCGCGGCCGCTCAAGGCCGCGGGCCGTCCCGGCGTCGTCGCCGGGCGGTAGGCCGGTCTCCCGGTCGGGATCCAGGGGATCCGCGAGACCACCGGTGTCCGCGTCGAGGGGCCCCTGCGCCAGCCTGGTCACCAGCGGCGGTGACGGCGGCGCGAGGTCGGCGACCTGACGCAGTCCGGTGAGGATGTCGTCGGGTCGAACGGCGGGTGTGGAATGCCGAACAACCATTCGAAGTATCGCACAAGGGGCATTCGCCGTCTCGGCGGCGCGCCGGTCCAGCTCGCAGGCGGACACGGCGGCGCGCACGTCGAAACGGCGCCGTCCCTTCTTCGTGAGACGTTCTACCTCGATGTTCTCGGCGCCCATGAAGGCGGCCACGGCCGCGGCGGCGTCGCCTTCGGCGACACCGTCCAGCCTGATCCGCCATTCGGACGCCTCGAGCCGATCGGTGAACGCGCCCGGCTTCACCGGGGCGTCGCCGTGTCCCGCCCTTACCGGCACGACGTCCAGGACGTCGAGTCCGGGAGGCAGGGCCGCGTCGAGATCGGCTCGCACCCGCGCAGGGTCGCGGGTCTCGGTGAGCCCGAGTTCGAGGTATTCGGCCTCACTGGCCACCCCTGTCGCCGCCGCACCCGCATACGAGATCTTCGGGTGGGGGGTGAATCCGGCGCTGAACGCGACAGGGATCCCGGCGCGCCGCACGGCGCGTTCCACGGCCCGGGAAATGTCGCGGTGGCTCGTGAACCGCAGCCTGCCCCGCTTGGCATAGCGGACGCGCAGTCGCTGGGTCACGGGGGCCGGCGCCGGACCCTCCGGCATGGGTGCCAGGGTTCTGGTCCTTCCTACTCGTGTCGAGTCGAGATACAGGTCTCCCTATAGAGTACGGGGCGCCGGACCCGGTTCCGCCAGGCACCGCCCCCGTAAGCCCGGAACCCTTGCAGCTCAAGGGACGGCGAGGCCGAATCCAGTCACACCACGTCAAGCGGGAGAAGCTTCCTGCCGGTCGGGCCGATCTGGATCTCGGTGCCCATCGTGGGGCAGACGCCGCAGTCGTAGCAGGGCGTCCAGCGGCAGTCCTCGACCTCGGTCTCGTCGACGGCGTCCTGCCAGTCCTGCCAGAGCCACTCGCGGTCGAGGCCCGCGTCGAGGTGGTCCCAGGGCAGCACCTCGACCTCGTCGCGCTCCCGGACGGTGTACCAGGCGAGGTCGACGGGCTCCCCGGCCAGGGCCTTCTCGGCGCAGGCCGTCCAGCGCTCGTAGGAGAAGTGCTCGCTCCAGCCGTCGAAGCGGCCGCCGTCCTCCCAGACGGCGCGGATGACCTTGCCGACGCGCCGGTCGCCGCGCGACAGCAGCCCCTCGACGATCGACGGCTGGCCGTCGTGGTACCGCAGACCGATGGCGCGCCCGTACTCCTTGTCGCCGCGCAGGGCGTCCTTGAGGGCGCGCAGGCGGCGGTCGACGGTCTCGTGGTCGCACTGCGCGGCCCACTGGAACGGGGTGTGCGGCTTCGGCACGAACCCGCCGATGGACACGGTGCAGCGGATGTCCTTGCGGCCGGTGGCGTCGCGCCCGGCCTGGATGACCCGCTTGGCCATGCCGGCGATGGCGAGGACGTCCTCGTCCTCCTCGGTGGGCAGGCCGCACATGAAGTACAGCTTGACCTGCCGCCAGCCGTTCTCGTAGGCGGTGGTGACGGTGCGGATCAGGTCGTCCTCGCTGACCATCTTGTTGATCACCTTGCGCATCCGCTCGGAGCCGCCCTCCGGCGCGAACGTCAGGCCGGAGCGCCGGCCGCCGCGGGAGAACTCGTTGGCGAGCGTGATGTTGAAGGCGTCCACCCGCGTGGACGGCAGCGACAGCGAGGTGTTGGTGCCCTCGTAGCGGTCGGCGAGGCCCTTGGCGACCTCGCCGATCTCGCTGTGGTCGGCGCTGGACAGGCTGAGCAGCCCGACCTCCTGGAAGCCGGACTCCTTGAGCCCCTGCTCCACCATGTCGCCGATCGTGGTGATCGACCGCTCCCGCACCGGACGGGTGATCATTCCGGCCTGGCAGAACCGGCAGCCGCGGGTGCAGCCGCGGAAGATCTCCACGCTGAACCGCTCGTGCACGGTCTCGGCGAGCGGGACCAGCGGCTTCTTCGGGTAGGGCCACTGGTCGAGGTCCATGACGGTGTGCTTCTCGATCCGCCACGGGACGCCCGGACGGTTCGGCGCGACCCGCTGGATGCGCCCGTCGGGCAGATAGGTCACGTCGTAGAAGCGCGGGACGTACACGCCGCCGGACGCGGCGAGGCGCAGGAGCAGCCCGTCGCGCCCGCCGGGCTCGCCCTCGGCCTTCCACTCGCGGACGACCTCGGTGATGGCGAGCGCGATCTCCTCGCCGTCGCCGAGGACGGCGGCGTCGACGAAGTCGGCGATCGGCTCGGGGTTGAACGCGGCGTGCCCGCCCGCGATCACGATCGGGTGGTCGCCGGTGCGGTCGGCGGCCTCCAGCGGGATGCCGGCGAGGTCGAGCGCCGTCAGCAGGTTCGTGTAGCCGAGTTCGGTGGAGAACGACACGCCGAACACGTCGAAGGCGGCGACCGGCCGGTGCGCGTCGACGGTGAACTGCGGGATGCCGTGCTCCCGCATGACGGCCTCCATGTCGGGCCACACCGAGTACGTCCGCTCGGCGAGCACGCCGTCGCGCTCGTTGAGGATCTCGTAGAGGATCTGGACGCCCTGGTTCGGCAGCCCCACCTCGTAGGCGTCCGGATACATCAGCGCCCATCGGACGGTGGTCTCGTCCCAGTCCTTGAGCTGGGAGTTCAGCTCGCCGCCAACGTACTGAATCGGCTTCTGCACGCTCGGGAGCAGCGGCTCCAGGCGCGGGAAGAGCGACTCGACCGGCATGACGGAACCCTCCGTGCAGGGGACGTGGGGATGAACGTCCAGCCTACGCGGTCGCGGGTCGCTAATCGAACGGGCGGCGGCGCACGTGGACGGCCTGCAGCAGGCCGAACGCGATCATGTTCGCGAAGGTCGCGGACCCGCCGTAGGACACGAACGGCAGCGGCAGCCCGGTGATCGGCATGATCCCGATCGTCATGCCGACGTTCTCGAACGTCTGGAACCCCAGCCAGCACACGACCCCGGTGGCGACGAGCGTCCCGAACAGGTCGGCGGCCTGGGTGGCGATGCGCAGCCCGCGCCACAGCACCACGCCGAGCAGGGCGATGATGACGGCCGCGCCGACGAAGCCGAGCTCCTCCCCCGCGACCGTGAAGATGAAGTCGGTCTGCTGCTCGGGGACGAAGTGGCCGCCCGTCTGCTCGCCGTGGAACAGGCCCTTGCCGAACGCGCCGCCCGACCCGATCGCGATGCGGGCCTGCTGGGCGTTGTAGCCGGCGCCGCGCGGGTCGGCCTCGGGGTTCAGGAACGCGGTGAACCGGGCGATCTGGTAGGCCTTCAGCAGCCCGAAGAAGTACACCGCGGCGCCCGCGGCGACGCCCCCGCCGACCAGCCCGACGAGCCAGCGCTTCTGCGCCCCGGAGATCGCCAGCATGCCGAGCACCACCGCGATGAACACCAGCGTGGTGCCGAGGTCGGGCTGCAGCATGATCAGCATGCCGGGCACCCCGGCGAGCACGAGCGCGAGCAGCACGTCCCGCCGGCCGGGGCCGATCTCCCCGTCGCGCGGCTCGCCGAGGATCATCGCCAGCAGCACGACGAGCCCGACCTTGGCGAACTCCGACGGCTGCACCTGGAACCCGCCGCCGACCACGATCCACGAGTGCGAGCCGTTGATCGTCGAGCCGAGCGGGGTCAGCACGGCCAGCAGCCCCACGCACGCCAGTCCGTACAGGATCGGGACGTAGGCGCGCAGGAGCCGGTAGTCCAGCACGGTGACCAGTCCGCCGAGCAGGAAGCCGATGACCAGGTTCAGGATGTGCCGCTTGAGGAAGCCCTCGGGGTCCTTGCCCTGTTCGGTCAGCAGGTGGAAGGTGGCCGAGCGCACCAGCAGCGCGCCCACCGCCGACAGCGCCAGCACGGCCAGCAGCATCGGCAGGTCCAGCCGGCGCAGCCCGGCGAGCCTGCTGGTCCACGACCGGTGGGCGGCGTAGGCGTCGACGCTGCCGACCCCGGAATCGGTGATCACGGCGCGGTCCCCTCGGCGG
The sequence above is a segment of the Actinomadura coerulea genome. Coding sequences within it:
- a CDS encoding glutamate-5-semialdehyde dehydrogenase yields the protein MSDEREEFLRVARRAREAAAGLAPLPRSAKDAALHRIADALVTAAPEIVKANEADVARARGNGISEYMIDRLSLSEARIASIADAVRKVAALPDPVGETVRGSVLPNGLELRQVRVPLGVVGIIYEGRPNVTVDAAALCLKSGNVAMLRGSSSAYDSNTVLVEVMQGALAGTEVPPDAVQLVPGTSRESVKHLMRARGLVDVLIPRGGASLINSVVEESTVPVIETGVGNCAVYVDAAADVDTALDILLNAKTQRPSVCNAAETFLVHADIADTFVPRALEALKGAGVTVHGDERIRSFGGDVVEATEDDWYAEYLSLDIAARVVDSLDDAVAHIRRYGSGHTEAIVTTSQPAAKRFVALVDSAAVMVNASTRFTDGEEFGFGAEIGISTQKLHARGPMGLPELTSTKYVVTGEGHVRG
- the proB gene encoding glutamate 5-kinase; this translates as MSGREAVAKARRIVVKAGSSSLTTPQGTIDVNRIDALVDVLAARRGEGTEIVFVSSGAIAAGLGPLGLTRRPPDLATQQAAASVGQGLLFARYTSSFARYALTVGQVLLTADDMMRRSHHRNAQRTLAQLLAMGVLPIVNENDTVATDEIRFGDNDRLAALVAHLIRADALVLLSDVDALYTGDPRRPGTRRVDEVRGPADLRDVELGGSGRVGTGGMVTKVEAARIAGIPVVLTNAASAARALSGDHVGTLFHPAEGRRMSTRNLWLAHATTGQGRVMLDAGAIEAVVRRRKSLLPAGVTGVEGDFAAGDPVDLCDTAGEVVARGLVNYDASEIPELMGRSTRWLARELGAEYEREIIHRDHLVILQ
- the obgE gene encoding GTPase ObgE, with the protein product MAAGAGSGAQFVDRVVLHVAAGNGGNGCASIHREKFKPLGGPDGANGGRGGDVVLVVDSNAASLLEYHRRPHRKAGNGRPGQGSLRTGADGDDVILAVPDGTVVKSGDTVLADLVGEGTRFVIAKGGSGGLGNAALATAKRKAPGFALLGEPGEERDVVLELKSVADVALVGFPSAGKSSLIAALSAAKPKIADYPFTTLIPNLGVVSAGDTTFTVADVPGLIEGASEGRGLGLDFLRHIERSSTLAHVLDCATMEPGRDPVSDFEVIERELQAYDRVLGDRPLSDRPRIVVLNKVDVPDGRDLAEMVRPEFEARGLRVFEVSAASHEGLRELSFAMAAMVSEYRASLPAAEPTRIVIRPEPLGGDTDFEVRTLGDNTFLITGTKPVRWLRQTDFANEEAVGYLADRLARLGVEDALAQAGASAGATVLIGTMDESIVFDWEPEVAAGEGTSGPRGTDRRLSGWS
- the rpmA gene encoding 50S ribosomal protein L27, which codes for MAHKKGASSSRNGRDSNAQRLGVKRFGGQVVNAGEIIVRQRGTHFHPGPGVGRGGDDTLFALVAGAVEFRRYRGRNAVSVVPPAE
- the rplU gene encoding 50S ribosomal protein L21, whose amino-acid sequence is MYAIVRAGGRQEKVAVDDVLAVDKLAGDVGSTITLQPLLVVDGDDVVSRTADLARYEVTAEILGAVKGPKINIMHYRNKTGYKRRMGHRQPYTEVKITGIKAGKK
- a CDS encoding ribonuclease E/G, whose protein sequence is MLENEADAAAAEGADGTVDDETAEAARTEKARSGSAKSGGRGVTSRPRRASRPAGPPPDVDETPAEPPAAQPEPASAEQPAPAEEAAAPAEPAEPPKRTRTRARKTTKAAAETAEPVPMTGAETTPEAPAAPAAAPPAEPPAEEAPAPRTRTRRRPAKAAAEVPSVPQVPAVPVAGEVPAPEQVSETEPASGVGVPGVTFQPPMVVFQPPQPKAEAPARPKPAEAEPAVQDAGEEDQDQDHGPADEDDSEDRPSRRRRRRGGRGRGRGGKEGAEDEGDDAEGDAEAEEPAEEQPAKPARAAKGKAAKGKASRAKDKDQDKEPRAEEPEQGAAEGEEDDGEGTSRRRRRRRRRSGADGESGGTDDPPNTVVHVRTAREERAAAEDEVQSVRGSTRLEAKKQRRREGREQGRRRPPVITEAEFLARREAVERVMVVRQEGERTQIAVLEDDVLVEHYVNRATHQSYVGNVYLGKVQNVLPSMEAAFVDIGKGRNAVLYAGEVNWDASGLEGQPRRIESALKSGQSVLVQVTKDPLGHKGARLTSQVSLPGRYLVYVPDGSMTGISRKLPDKERSRLKSILKKVMPEQAGVIVRTAAEGATEEELARDVSRLAAQWESIQKKVKTASAPSLLYGEPDLTIRVVRDIFNEDFTKLVVSGAEAWDTVSDYVQYVAPHLADRVERWTGDQDALSAFRIDEQIAKAMDRKVWLPSGGSLVIDRTEAMTVIDVNTGKFTGQGGNLEETVTRNNLEAAEEIVRQLRLRDIGGIIVVDFIDMVLESNRDLVLRRLVECLSRDRTKHQVAEVTSLGLVQMTRKRVGQGLLEAFSETCESCNGRGIHVHLTPVEPKAEKAAGKESGRRRKRKGEVEKAVEEKLSRHEARPKEAAEEPAAEEPATVPAAETAPVVEAAPEPVRSRPKRSRPAKRPAGPPPEIDEAPAQAAVEAAEAAEETAGTAPGALDSAEPVPVDPNGAEPAAGELNGAGVAVGESNGSAPAGDQDGAEPARRRRARRPRATAAQAADGGESSD
- a CDS encoding TIGR03936 family radical SAM-associated protein, with the translated sequence MPEGPAPAPVTQRLRVRYAKRGRLRFTSHRDISRAVERAVRRAGIPVAFSAGFTPHPKISYAGAAATGVASEAEYLELGLTETRDPARVRADLDAALPPGLDVLDVVPVRAGHGDAPVKPGAFTDRLEASEWRIRLDGVAEGDAAAAVAAFMGAENIEVERLTKKGRRRFDVRAAVSACELDRRAAETANAPCAILRMVVRHSTPAVRPDDILTGLRQVADLAPPSPPLVTRLAQGPLDADTGGLADPLDPDRETGLPPGDDAGTARGLERPRSGDAASADAVSA
- a CDS encoding TIGR03960 family B12-binding radical SAM protein, yielding MPVESLFPRLEPLLPSVQKPIQYVGGELNSQLKDWDETTVRWALMYPDAYEVGLPNQGVQILYEILNERDGVLAERTYSVWPDMEAVMREHGIPQFTVDAHRPVAAFDVFGVSFSTELGYTNLLTALDLAGIPLEAADRTGDHPIVIAGGHAAFNPEPIADFVDAAVLGDGEEIALAITEVVREWKAEGEPGGRDGLLLRLAASGGVYVPRFYDVTYLPDGRIQRVAPNRPGVPWRIEKHTVMDLDQWPYPKKPLVPLAETVHERFSVEIFRGCTRGCRFCQAGMITRPVRERSITTIGDMVEQGLKESGFQEVGLLSLSSADHSEIGEVAKGLADRYEGTNTSLSLPSTRVDAFNITLANEFSRGGRRSGLTFAPEGGSERMRKVINKMVSEDDLIRTVTTAYENGWRQVKLYFMCGLPTEEDEDVLAIAGMAKRVIQAGRDATGRKDIRCTVSIGGFVPKPHTPFQWAAQCDHETVDRRLRALKDALRGDKEYGRAIGLRYHDGQPSIVEGLLSRGDRRVGKVIRAVWEDGGRFDGWSEHFSYERWTACAEKALAGEPVDLAWYTVRERDEVEVLPWDHLDAGLDREWLWQDWQDAVDETEVEDCRWTPCYDCGVCPTMGTEIQIGPTGRKLLPLDVV